One window of Chloroflexota bacterium genomic DNA carries:
- a CDS encoding ribbon-helix-helix protein, CopG family, whose amino-acid sequence MTLITISADDKLVEALRLIAQKRSTSLDAVAREALTHYVRSHPIPKRRYSFVGIGRSGKRDLSQQVEATLAQAANRREGWSLK is encoded by the coding sequence ATGACACTCATTACAATTTCGGCTGACGACAAGCTTGTCGAAGCGCTCCGCCTTATCGCCCAAAAGCGTTCAACATCTCTGGATGCTGTGGCGCGTGAGGCCCTAACCCATTACGTTCGCTCGCACCCCATTCCCAAACGACGCTATTCGTTTGTCGGAATCGGGCGAAGCGGCAAACGCGATTTGTCGCAACAGGTCGAGGCGACGCTCGCGCAAGCCGCCAATCGCCGCGAGGGGTGGAGCCTGAAATAA
- a CDS encoding type II toxin-antitoxin system VapC family toxin, with product MAALIDTGFLLAVLDADDDLHEACVAALEAEPEPILPDVVLPELAYMVMRELGTTPLAAFLNTVADGELVIAYITAEDLARSADLIVQYADNKIDFVDCAIAALAERLNIQNILTVDRRHFGVLRPKHCDAFVLAP from the coding sequence ATGGCCGCCCTGATTGACACCGGCTTTTTGCTAGCCGTGCTCGATGCGGACGACGATTTGCATGAAGCCTGTGTTGCCGCGCTGGAGGCAGAGCCTGAACCGATATTGCCCGACGTTGTTCTGCCAGAACTTGCCTACATGGTAATGCGCGAACTTGGGACAACTCCACTTGCCGCCTTTCTAAACACGGTTGCCGACGGCGAACTGGTCATCGCTTACATTACTGCTGAAGACCTTGCACGGTCGGCGGACTTGATCGTGCAATATGCCGACAACAAAATTGATTTTGTGGACTGCGCAATCGCCGCTCTCGCCGAGCGCCTGAATATCCAAAACATCCTGACAGTTGATCGCCGTCACTTCGGCGTATTACGCCCCAAACACTGCGACGCCTTTGTTTTGGCTCCCTGA
- a CDS encoding GAF domain-containing protein, translated as MPDTLDKPGKKDKPPAAARFDFRSRQTRAAFVLLAWVVYGAAFSLLFRIAGPEIAALSILPVAAAGWFFGAWAGLLTGLLAFPLNILLITLAGDSGWEIMTRGAAGSLALVLVGLVIGRLRDLGERAKWELAQRMRAEAALQQSGTLITALSRVATRLQISLDPDQVMETMGTELKQLGVTCLVTLLDSDDQTLVIRYGSIESTALTLAEKLTGHKLRGFRMPPQSWLYYAEVVEQRRALFLPDVLLPSTTLLPEFPRPVVENILHMVGLSSRAHSIVVPLVVEERTLGVLMMWGEDLQEGDIPAVSVFAGQMAGALYTARLYRAAQNRIHRLNALNTIASALNNTMSLDEALRVALAETLATLDLPAGWISLHQGGKFRLAAHQNLPPALADDDCAVMRRQPCNCQRKILAGELPEAVNILNCQRLLEWATGDTGGLTLHASIPIRMGRDVFGMLNLATPPGGPHFDEDDLAALSAIGHQLAVALARARFHAETVENLAREQRLNEMAQTLSSTLDLPIILQNVARLAAELAGADAGAIALVAPDGQTISYPYLFKLPKSLSLRPSPKGKGVAWGIVESGEPLLLPDYGAHPNALPEWIDSGVRGFIGVPIAAGEGRLGAIGLFILNPEKRFTQRDLALAESVGRQAGVAIQNARLFEETQRQAQEAETLRQAGAVVAATLRAEEAIERILQELAHVVPYDSGSVQLLKEDYLEIVGGRGWPDPKAVIGLRFPVPGNNPNTTVIQQRAPHIVANAPAAHAPFQQEPHSHIQSWLGVPLIIGDRVIGMLAVDSVQPNYFTPHHARLVAAFADQVAVAIENARLFEALQHSEAYFRAIIENAWDGVLIMNSQGVLRYASPSAERIIGYQQEELVGRDAFGFLHPDDVPAAAQTFEAIRDLGQVSTVEARFRHHDGSWRILEGTGRNLLSDPRLSGIVVNYHDITERKQAEQSLRRRAAELESLSQVSSAMRAARNIEEMIPLLIQKAAEVVGGDASSIFLREPETGEWVSRGWLSAGNGWQFTNDALSAPRLRYRLGEGITGYVAASGEIYITNDLPHDPVAVILPAEAERLSALSSGISLPLLAQEHIIGVIHIWMREQRDFTEREVRLLIAIAEMAGNAIHRATLYEQTEQRLQRLTALHAIDLAISASLDLHLTLNVLLNQITAQVGMKAAAVLLFNPYTQTLEYAARHGFRTGVLRPPVWRLGEGYVGRAALERCILSIPDVSAAPADLEQSEIQMLASEGFLAYYAVPLVTKGQVKGVLEIFHHSPLASDAEWLDFLETLAGQAAIAIDNIVLFNDLQRSNVELAQAYDSTLEGWARALELRDKETEGHTRRVTELTLRLALAMGLPDAELVHVRRGALLHDIGKMGIPDSILLKPGPLTGVEWGIMRRHPTYAYEMLSPIAYLRPALDIPYCHHEKWDGAGYPRGLKGEQIPLAARIFAVVDVWDALCSDRPYRKAWPLEQVREHIRSLTGAHFDPQVAQVFLGIIAADHPELAADR; from the coding sequence ATGCCTGACACCCTCGACAAACCTGGCAAAAAAGATAAGCCCCCAGCCGCCGCCCGCTTTGATTTTCGATCTCGTCAAACGCGGGCGGCTTTCGTTCTTCTGGCCTGGGTTGTTTACGGGGCTGCGTTCAGCCTGCTCTTCCGCATTGCGGGGCCTGAGATCGCGGCGCTCTCCATATTGCCGGTAGCGGCGGCCGGGTGGTTCTTCGGCGCGTGGGCCGGCCTGCTCACCGGCTTGCTGGCTTTTCCATTAAACATTCTGTTGATCACATTGGCCGGAGATTCAGGCTGGGAGATTATGACTCGAGGGGCGGCCGGCTCGCTTGCCCTGGTGCTGGTCGGCCTTGTGATCGGGCGGTTGCGCGACCTGGGCGAGCGGGCAAAGTGGGAACTTGCCCAGCGTATGCGGGCGGAAGCGGCATTGCAACAGAGCGGCACGCTCATCACTGCCCTGAGCCGGGTAGCCACGCGCTTGCAGATCAGCCTTGACCCCGACCAGGTCATGGAAACCATGGGGACGGAACTCAAGCAACTGGGCGTAACCTGCCTCGTCACGCTGTTGGACTCAGACGACCAGACGCTGGTGATTCGTTATGGTTCCATTGAGTCAACTGCGCTGACCCTCGCCGAAAAACTGACCGGGCACAAGTTGCGCGGCTTCCGTATGCCCCCCCAAAGCTGGCTCTACTACGCCGAAGTTGTCGAGCAAAGGCGCGCCCTCTTTTTGCCCGATGTGTTGTTGCCTTCTACTACCCTGTTGCCCGAATTCCCGCGGCCGGTTGTCGAGAATATTCTTCACATGGTCGGCCTGTCCTCTCGCGCCCATTCAATCGTCGTTCCTTTAGTCGTCGAAGAGCGGACGTTGGGGGTGTTGATGATGTGGGGTGAGGATCTACAGGAAGGCGACATCCCGGCAGTGTCGGTCTTTGCCGGGCAAATGGCTGGCGCGCTGTACACCGCCCGCCTTTATCGCGCGGCGCAAAACCGCATCCACCGCCTGAATGCCCTCAACACCATCGCTTCGGCGCTCAACAACACCATGAGCCTGGACGAGGCTCTGCGCGTGGCGCTGGCCGAGACGCTCGCGACGCTGGACTTGCCCGCAGGTTGGATCAGCCTGCACCAGGGCGGCAAGTTCCGGCTCGCCGCTCACCAGAACCTGCCGCCCGCGTTGGCCGACGACGACTGCGCCGTGATGCGCCGACAGCCCTGTAATTGCCAGCGCAAAATATTGGCCGGTGAACTGCCGGAAGCGGTCAATATCCTGAATTGCCAGAGACTCCTCGAATGGGCAACGGGCGATACCGGCGGGTTGACCCTTCATGCCAGCATTCCTATTCGCATGGGGCGCGACGTGTTTGGCATGCTTAACCTGGCCACTCCGCCCGGCGGCCCGCACTTCGACGAGGACGATTTGGCCGCCCTCTCGGCAATCGGCCATCAACTGGCCGTCGCCCTCGCCCGCGCCCGCTTTCACGCCGAAACAGTCGAGAACCTGGCCCGCGAGCAGCGCCTCAACGAGATGGCGCAGACCTTGAGCAGCACCCTTGACCTGCCAATAATTTTGCAGAATGTGGCGCGGCTGGCCGCCGAACTGGCCGGGGCAGATGCGGGCGCAATTGCCCTCGTTGCGCCCGACGGCCAGACCATTAGTTATCCCTATCTCTTCAAGCTCCCCAAATCATTGAGCCTGCGGCCCTCACCAAAAGGTAAAGGCGTGGCCTGGGGCATTGTCGAGAGCGGCGAGCCGCTGTTGCTGCCCGACTACGGCGCGCATCCGAATGCACTGCCGGAGTGGATAGACTCTGGCGTGCGCGGGTTTATCGGTGTCCCCATCGCCGCCGGCGAGGGGCGCCTGGGCGCAATAGGCTTGTTCATCCTAAACCCTGAAAAGCGTTTCACTCAGCGCGACCTAGCGCTGGCCGAGTCAGTCGGGCGGCAGGCCGGGGTGGCGATTCAGAATGCGCGGCTGTTTGAGGAAACACAGCGGCAGGCGCAGGAAGCCGAAACCCTGCGGCAGGCCGGGGCGGTGGTGGCCGCCACCCTGCGAGCGGAAGAGGCCATCGAGCGCATCTTGCAAGAGTTGGCGCATGTGGTGCCATACGACAGCGGCTCGGTGCAATTGCTGAAAGAAGATTATCTGGAAATCGTCGGCGGGCGCGGCTGGCCCGACCCGAAAGCCGTCATCGGCCTGCGCTTTCCAGTGCCCGGCAACAACCCCAACACGACTGTGATTCAACAGCGGGCGCCCCACATCGTGGCGAACGCGCCCGCCGCCCATGCGCCTTTTCAGCAAGAACCCCACAGCCACATTCAGTCGTGGCTCGGCGTGCCGCTGATTATCGGCGACCGGGTGATTGGCATGTTGGCGGTGGACAGTGTTCAGCCGAACTATTTTACGCCGCACCACGCCCGGCTGGTGGCCGCCTTTGCCGACCAGGTGGCTGTGGCCATCGAAAACGCCCGGCTGTTTGAGGCCTTGCAACACAGCGAAGCCTATTTCCGCGCCATCATCGAAAACGCCTGGGACGGCGTGTTGATTATGAACAGCCAGGGGGTCCTCCGCTACGCCAGCCCGTCCGCCGAACGCATCATCGGCTACCAGCAAGAAGAGTTGGTTGGACGGGATGCCTTCGGGTTTTTGCACCCGGACGACGTGCCGGCGGCGGCCCAGACCTTTGAAGCCATCCGCGACCTGGGCCAGGTCTCCACCGTGGAAGCCCGGTTCCGGCACCACGACGGGTCGTGGCGCATCCTCGAAGGCACGGGCCGCAACCTCCTGAGCGATCCCCGCCTCAGTGGCATCGTCGTGAATTACCACGACATCACCGAACGCAAGCAGGCCGAACAATCCCTGCGCCGCCGGGCCGCCGAGCTTGAAAGCCTGTCCCAGGTCTCCTCGGCGATGCGCGCCGCCCGCAACATTGAGGAGATGATCCCCTTGCTGATCCAGAAAGCGGCCGAGGTCGTCGGCGGCGACGCCAGTTCGATCTTTCTGCGGGAGCCTGAAACCGGTGAGTGGGTGTCTCGCGGCTGGCTCTCGGCCGGCAACGGGTGGCAATTCACAAACGACGCCTTGTCTGCTCCCCGCCTGCGCTACCGTCTGGGGGAAGGCATCACCGGCTACGTGGCCGCCAGCGGCGAGATTTACATCACCAACGACCTGCCGCACGACCCGGTGGCCGTTATTCTTCCCGCCGAGGCCGAACGGCTAAGCGCCTTAAGCAGTGGCATCAGCCTGCCGTTGCTCGCTCAAGAACACATTATCGGCGTGATCCATATCTGGATGCGCGAGCAACGCGACTTCACCGAAAGGGAAGTCCGTCTGCTCATCGCCATCGCCGAGATGGCCGGCAACGCCATCCACCGCGCAACCCTGTACGAGCAGACCGAGCAACGCCTGCAACGCCTGACTGCCCTGCACGCCATTGACCTGGCCATCAGTGCCAGCCTCGACCTGCACCTCACCCTCAACGTTCTACTCAATCAGATTACGGCCCAGGTGGGTATGAAGGCCGCCGCAGTGTTATTGTTCAATCCGTACACGCAGACCCTCGAATACGCCGCCCGGCACGGCTTCCGTACCGGCGTTCTCCGCCCTCCCGTCTGGCGTTTGGGCGAAGGCTACGTGGGCCGCGCCGCGCTCGAACGGTGCATTCTCTCCATCCCTGATGTCTCAGCGGCCCCGGCAGACCTGGAGCAATCTGAAATCCAAATGCTGGCGAGCGAGGGCTTCCTCGCTTATTACGCTGTGCCGCTGGTGACCAAAGGGCAGGTGAAAGGCGTGCTGGAAATTTTCCACCACTCCCCGCTCGCTTCCGATGCCGAGTGGTTGGACTTCCTGGAAACACTCGCCGGTCAGGCCGCCATTGCCATAGATAACATTGTCTTGTTCAACGACCTCCAGCGCTCCAATGTGGAGTTGGCCCAGGCCTACGACTCCACCCTGGAAGGCTGGGCGCGCGCGCTGGAACTGCGCGACAAGGAAACCGAAGGCCACACCCGGCGCGTCACCGAACTCACCCTGCGCCTGGCCCTGGCCATGGGTTTGCCCGATGCCGAACTGGTTCATGTCCGCCGCGGCGCGCTCCTGCACGATATTGGCAAGATGGGCATCCCCGACAGCATTCTGCTCAAACCCGGCCCGCTCACTGGTGTGGAGTGGGGGATCATGCGTCGGCATCCAACCTATGCCTACGAAATGCTCTCCCCCATCGCCTACTTGCGCCCGGCGCTTGACATCCCCTATTGCCATCACGAGAAATGGGACGGCGCCGGCTACCCGCGCGGGCTGAAGGGCGAACAAATTCCGCTGGCGGCGCGCATCTTCGCAGTGGTGGATGTGTGGGACGCCTTATGCTCCGACCGGCCTTACCGCAAAGCCTGGCCGCTGGAGCAAGTGCGCGAACACATTCGCTCTCTGACCGGCGCGCACTTCGACCCGCAGGTGGCGCAAGTGTTCCTGGGAATCATAGCGGCGGATCACCCGGAACTGGCCGCTGACCGCTAG
- a CDS encoding S8 family serine peptidase gives MPIKSCPLCRRPLDPALIEIQPKLEDHIARILRENNAGWKHDDGVCPDCVYGAVEKAREARSPASLQQELLTPFPVYVRDEKRLLPTPVRVHANPNFTGRGVTVAFLDSGFYPHPDLIRPRNRILCYVDATGQAPIEKPNFKKQHATSWHGLMTSCIGFGNGFMSNRLYRGPAEGAQLVLVKTGNPRGRGIRDRDIARALSWVLANQQPFHIRVVNISLGGDTPTTGKFTELDELVEEAVSRGMVVVVAAGNSGRRIVIPPASAPSAITVGGLDDQNHLDLRYHRLYWSSYGRGINGLRKPEIVAPALWLAAPMLPGTRAHHDALYFWRLAHASDAELSRLLESNYAQTRFSKRTLSLPLPEIHRAIQEHLNEQKFIHPHYQHVDGTSMATPIVSGVVAQMLEANSSLTPAQVKEILMATADPLNDAPAERQGAGAINAGRAVAAALRAGGGVLRGAPISPHIASHTITFYYYDPGAREVALVGSFNGWQTKDGEMRQTRPGLWQITLTTIPRGTHPYKFIIDRVRWVNDPENPARVEDGFGGFNSLITID, from the coding sequence ATGCCTATTAAATCTTGTCCCCTCTGCCGCCGCCCTCTCGACCCGGCCCTCATAGAAATCCAACCCAAACTCGAAGACCACATCGCCCGCATTCTGCGCGAGAACAATGCGGGCTGGAAGCACGACGACGGCGTTTGCCCCGATTGCGTTTACGGTGCTGTCGAGAAAGCGCGCGAGGCGCGCAGCCCGGCATCGCTCCAGCAGGAACTGCTCACGCCGTTTCCGGTTTACGTGCGCGACGAAAAGCGGCTCCTGCCCACGCCCGTCCGCGTCCACGCCAACCCGAACTTCACCGGGCGCGGTGTCACCGTCGCCTTCCTCGACTCCGGCTTCTACCCGCATCCCGATCTCATCCGGCCCAGGAACCGCATCCTGTGTTACGTGGATGCCACCGGCCAGGCGCCGATTGAGAAGCCAAACTTCAAAAAGCAACACGCCACAAGCTGGCACGGTCTGATGACTTCGTGCATCGGCTTCGGCAACGGCTTCATGTCCAACCGCCTCTATCGCGGCCCCGCCGAGGGGGCGCAGTTGGTGCTGGTCAAGACCGGCAACCCGCGCGGGCGCGGTATTCGAGATCGCGACATTGCCCGCGCCCTGAGTTGGGTGCTGGCGAATCAGCAGCCCTTCCACATTCGCGTCGTCAACATCTCGCTCGGCGGCGACACTCCGACGACGGGCAAATTCACCGAGTTGGACGAACTTGTGGAAGAGGCGGTTTCACGCGGCATGGTCGTAGTGGTCGCCGCCGGAAACAGTGGCCGCCGCATCGTCATCCCACCGGCCAGCGCCCCATCGGCCATCACCGTCGGCGGCCTCGACGATCAGAATCATCTCGACCTGCGCTATCATCGCCTGTACTGGTCGAGTTATGGCCGGGGCATCAATGGCCTGCGCAAGCCGGAGATCGTCGCGCCCGCGCTGTGGCTGGCCGCGCCCATGTTGCCCGGCACGCGCGCCCACCACGACGCGCTCTACTTCTGGCGGCTGGCGCACGCCAGCGACGCCGAGTTGAGCAGACTGTTGGAGTCGAACTACGCGCAGACTCGCTTCAGCAAAAGAACACTAAGTTTGCCCCTCCCCGAAATTCATCGCGCCATCCAGGAGCACCTCAACGAGCAAAAGTTCATTCACCCGCACTACCAGCACGTGGACGGCACCTCAATGGCAACGCCCATCGTCAGCGGGGTCGTGGCCCAGATGCTCGAAGCCAACTCGTCGCTCACGCCGGCCCAGGTCAAAGAGATTTTGATGGCGACGGCGGATCCGTTGAACGATGCCCCGGCGGAGAGACAGGGCGCGGGCGCGATCAACGCCGGGCGGGCCGTGGCCGCCGCCTTGCGCGCCGGCGGCGGGGTTCTGCGCGGGGCACCGATCTCGCCCCACATTGCCTCCCACACAATCACGTTTTACTATTATGATCCGGGTGCGCGGGAAGTGGCGCTGGTGGGGAGCTTCAACGGCTGGCAAACAAAAGACGGCGAGATGCGCCAGACCCGGCCCGGTTTATGGCAAATCACCCTGACCACGATTCCGCGTGGCACACATCCTTATAAATTCATAATTGACCGCGTGCGCTGGGTGAACGACCCCGAAAACCCGGCGCGTGTCGAAGATGGGTTTGGGGGGTTTAACTCGCTGATAACAATTGACTGA
- a CDS encoding esterase produces the protein MQRFIDGWHSPSLSQHMEIVTYGHYGFPLLLFPTAAADYLEYERFHVIDSIGEYIDGGKVKVFSINSINRESWMNRGLHPRDRALRQVQYNYYVTDEVVPYIWNSCQGKIGVITCGASLGAYHCANQLFRRPDLFDGMIAMSGNYNIRNFTDGYYDDDVYFNDPLAYMPNLNDDHYLSLLRQKQHIHILSGQGSYENPEGSRQLAGILASKGIPHNLDLWGYDMPHDWPTWRAMIKYYVGETF, from the coding sequence ATGCAACGTTTTATTGACGGCTGGCACAGCCCCAGCCTCAGCCAGCACATGGAAATCGTCACCTACGGCCACTACGGTTTCCCCTTGCTCCTGTTCCCCACCGCCGCCGCCGATTATCTGGAGTACGAGCGCTTCCACGTTATCGACTCCATCGGCGAGTATATTGACGGCGGCAAGGTCAAAGTCTTCTCCATCAACAGCATCAACCGCGAAAGCTGGATGAACCGGGGCCTGCACCCGCGCGACCGCGCCCTCCGTCAGGTTCAATATAACTACTACGTGACGGATGAAGTGGTGCCTTACATCTGGAACAGTTGTCAGGGTAAAATCGGCGTCATCACCTGCGGGGCCAGCTTGGGGGCTTACCATTGCGCCAACCAGCTTTTCCGCCGCCCGGACTTGTTCGACGGCATGATCGCCATGAGCGGCAACTACAACATCCGCAACTTCACCGACGGCTATTACGATGACGATGTGTACTTCAACGACCCACTGGCCTACATGCCCAACCTGAACGACGACCATTACTTGTCGCTTCTGCGCCAGAAACAGCACATTCACATTCTCTCCGGGCAAGGCTCATACGAAAATCCGGAAGGCTCGCGGCAGTTGGCCGGAATCCTGGCCAGCAAAGGCATCCCGCACAATCTTGACCTGTGGGGCTACGACATGCCGCACGACTGGCCGACCTGGCGGGCGATGATAAAGTATTATGTGGGGGAAACGTTCTGA
- a CDS encoding carboxylate-amine ligase, translating to MPEKPSFSIGIEEEYQIVDPETRELKSYITELLEAGKMTLREQVKAELHQSIVEIGTKVCRTPAEARDELVRLRRGVMELAARKGLKIAAAGTHPISSWKEQEITPFERYAGVKQDMQELAQRLLIFGTHVHIGIEDREFMIDAMNVARYFLPHLLCLSTSSPFWMGRNTGLMSYRSIIFRNFPRTGIPREFRSWNDFSEIVDTLMKTRCIPDGSKIWWDIRPNWNYPTLEIRICDVCTRVDEAVCIAALYQAIIYKIWKLRRDNMTFRVYPSALVEENKWRAVRYGLNGKMIDFGKQEELPAKDLCRELVGWFVDDVVDELGSRKEVEYAYRILEGGTSADRQLATFERTGSLQAVVDQLIAETEEGVL from the coding sequence ATGCCTGAGAAACCATCGTTCAGCATCGGCATTGAAGAGGAATACCAGATTGTCGATCCAGAGACTCGGGAATTGAAATCGTATATCACCGAACTGCTCGAGGCAGGCAAGATGACTCTGCGCGAGCAGGTGAAGGCTGAACTGCACCAGTCCATCGTGGAAATTGGCACCAAAGTGTGTCGCACGCCAGCCGAGGCCCGCGACGAACTGGTGCGCCTGCGCCGGGGCGTGATGGAACTGGCGGCCCGCAAGGGATTGAAGATCGCCGCCGCCGGAACTCACCCCATCTCGTCGTGGAAGGAACAGGAGATCACGCCCTTCGAGCGTTACGCGGGTGTGAAGCAGGACATGCAAGAGCTGGCCCAGCGGCTGTTGATCTTCGGCACGCACGTCCACATTGGCATTGAAGATCGTGAGTTTATGATTGACGCGATGAATGTGGCCCGCTATTTTCTGCCGCACCTGCTGTGCCTCTCCACCAGTTCGCCGTTCTGGATGGGCCGCAACACCGGCTTGATGTCTTATCGAAGCATCATCTTTCGCAATTTTCCGCGCACCGGCATCCCGCGCGAGTTCCGCTCGTGGAACGACTTCTCCGAGATCGTGGATACTCTGATGAAGACCCGCTGTATTCCCGACGGCTCCAAGATTTGGTGGGACATCCGCCCCAACTGGAATTACCCGACGTTGGAGATTCGCATTTGTGACGTTTGCACCCGCGTGGACGAGGCCGTTTGCATTGCGGCCCTGTACCAGGCCATCATCTACAAGATCTGGAAATTGCGGCGCGACAACATGACTTTCCGTGTTTATCCTTCGGCCCTGGTTGAGGAGAACAAATGGCGGGCAGTGCGTTACGGGTTGAACGGCAAGATGATTGATTTCGGCAAGCAGGAAGAACTGCCGGCTAAAGACTTGTGCCGTGAACTGGTGGGCTGGTTTGTGGATGACGTGGTGGACGAACTGGGTAGCCGCAAGGAAGTGGAATATGCTTACCGCATCCTCGAAGGAGGTACCAGCGCCGACCGCCAGCTTGCCACCTTTGAGCGCACCGGCAGTTTGCAGGCGGTGGTGGATCAGTTGATTGCAGAAACGGAAGAAGGCGTGCTTTGA
- a CDS encoding circularly permuted type 2 ATP-grasp protein: protein MTNLRETIDHYHSLLDPETARETHEQLTEQLRRRGLFFGERPLSTVLRPRFIHPGQYSALKTAIRVIMPAFQKAHEAAMADANFRAQFRLNAWEEELVMADPGFRAPSPTARMDTFFDEAGTLWLTEYNAETPAAVAYNDVLSEVYYGLPVMREFSKHYEVRPLVARHLMLHALLDSYKQWGGKDKPRIAILDWREVPTYSEFVLFHDYFESHGYECVIADPRDVTYDNGRLIADGEQIHIIYKRVLISELVERGGLDHPVVRAVRDRAVCMVNPFRCKILHKKASLAVLSDEANAHLFTADERAAIAKYIPWTRLVEARHTTYKGQRIDLLSFLVDHKDDFVIKPNDEYGGKGVVLGWEAASTEWDAALRAAVDEPSIVQTRVPLPKFPYASWVDGKVEIYDRMIDTNPYIWYGGYVDGCLTRLSTAALLNVTAGGGSTVATFVVDKRE, encoded by the coding sequence ATGACGAACCTGCGCGAGACGATTGACCACTATCACTCCCTGCTCGACCCGGAGACGGCCCGCGAGACGCACGAGCAGTTGACTGAGCAACTCCGGCGGCGCGGACTCTTTTTTGGCGAGCGGCCTCTCAGCACCGTCCTCCGCCCGCGCTTCATCCATCCCGGCCAATACTCGGCTCTGAAAACAGCCATTCGTGTGATCATGCCCGCCTTTCAGAAAGCGCATGAGGCGGCAATGGCCGATGCCAACTTTCGCGCTCAGTTCCGCCTCAATGCTTGGGAAGAGGAACTGGTGATGGCCGACCCCGGCTTCCGCGCCCCCAGCCCGACGGCTCGCATGGACACCTTCTTCGATGAAGCGGGCACCCTCTGGCTCACCGAGTACAACGCCGAGACGCCCGCCGCCGTGGCTTACAACGACGTGCTCTCCGAAGTCTATTACGGTCTGCCGGTCATGCGCGAGTTCAGCAAGCACTACGAAGTGCGCCCGCTCGTCGCCCGCCACCTCATGCTTCACGCCCTGCTCGACTCGTACAAGCAGTGGGGCGGCAAGGACAAGCCCCGCATCGCCATCCTCGACTGGCGTGAAGTGCCGACCTACAGCGAGTTCGTCCTCTTCCACGATTACTTCGAGTCGCATGGCTACGAGTGCGTCATCGCCGACCCGCGCGATGTGACTTACGATAACGGACGGTTGATAGCCGACGGCGAACAGATTCATATCATCTACAAGCGGGTGCTAATCAGCGAATTGGTGGAGCGGGGCGGGCTGGATCATCCGGTGGTGCGGGCAGTGCGTGATCGGGCGGTGTGCATGGTCAACCCCTTCCGGTGCAAGATTCTGCACAAGAAGGCTAGCCTGGCCGTGTTGAGCGACGAGGCCAACGCTCATCTCTTCACCGCCGACGAGCGAGCCGCGATTGCGAAGTACATTCCGTGGACGCGCCTGGTCGAAGCGCGCCACACCACTTACAAGGGCCAGCGCATAGACTTGTTGTCGTTTTTGGTGGATCACAAGGATGACTTTGTGATCAAGCCCAACGACGAGTACGGCGGCAAGGGCGTGGTTCTGGGGTGGGAGGCGGCCTCCACCGAGTGGGATGCCGCCCTCAGAGCCGCGGTTGACGAGCCGTCCATCGTGCAAACGCGCGTGCCGCTCCCCAAATTTCCTTACGCCAGTTGGGTGGACGGCAAGGTCGAAATCTACGACCGGATGATTGATACCAATCCTTACATTTGGTATGGCGGTTACGTGGACGGATGTTTGACCCGCCTCTCGACGGCGGCCTTGCTCAACGTCACCGCCGGCGGCGGCTCGACCGTGGCTACGTTTGTGGTTGATAAGAGGGAGTGA